A region from the Diadema setosum chromosome 13, eeDiaSeto1, whole genome shotgun sequence genome encodes:
- the LOC140237270 gene encoding UV excision repair protein RAD23 homolog A-like codes for MLIVLKTLQQKTFRVEIDKSATVRNLKDEIEKTQGKDFPASGQKLIYAGKILSDDSPLSTYNIDEKSFVVVMVTKRLQTEEKKEEKKEEPKQQESASAAASSAPAAGAESAAKPAEEKKAEEKASQPPAESKAEEKGASSNEAFLHAESTLVTGQEYESIVTEMMSMGFEREKVVRALRASFNNPDRAVEYLMSGIPDMPAESAPETQGGGAQQSQPTQQSSQPSQPQRQEGASLEFLANLPQFQQLRNVVTRNPDMLNPFLQTLGEQNPELLQVINQHQEEFIALINQPNQPQSGQQAPSQPAGNQPPAQQAGGQGGGPAIGVSADQPGVTYIELTPEERDAIERLKVLGFPERMVIQAYFACEKNENLAANFLFQNDLDD; via the exons ATGTTAATAGTACTGAAAACTCTTCAACAGAAGACATTCCGCGTCGAAATTGACAAATCAGCCACG GTAAGGAATCTCAaagatgaaattgaaaagaCACAAGGGAAAGACTTCCCAGCATCTGGGCAGAAGTTAATTTATGCAG GCAAAATACTAAGTGATGACTCTCCATTGTCAACCTACAACATTGATGAGAAAAGCTTTGTTGTGGTGATGGTTACGAAG AGGCTGCagacagaagaaaagaaagaggagaagaaggaggagccCAAGCAGCAGGAATCAGCCAGTGCCGCTGCCAGCAGTGCCCCAGCAGCGGGGGCAGAGAGCGCTGCCAAGCCTGCTGAGGAGAAGAAGGCAGAAGAGAAGGCGTCGCAACCACCTGCGGAGAGTAAGGCGGAGGAGAAAGGTGCTAGCTCAAA TGAGGCATTCCTCCATGCGGAATCAACGTTGGTCACCGGGCAGGAGTACGAGTCCATCGTGACGGAAATGATGTCGATGGGCTTCGAAAGGGAAAAGGTGGTGAGGGCCCTGAGGGCTAGCTTCAACAATCCCGACAGGGCTGTGGAGTACCTCATGTCG GGTATCCCAGACATGCCAGCGGAGTCTGCACCCGAGACACAGGGAGGGGGTGCCCAGCAATCACAGCCAACCCAGCAGTCCTCACAGCCAAGTCAGCCTCAGAGACAAG AGGGCGCTTCTTTGGAGTTTCTGGCTAACCTTCCACAGTTCCAGCAGTTGAGGAATGTCGTTACTCGGAACCCAGATATGCTGAACCCTTTCCTCCAAACACTAGGTGAACAAAATCCAGAACTTCTGCAG GTAATCAACCAGCATCAGGAAGAATTCATCGCTCTGATCAACCAGCCAAACCAGCCCCAGTCTGGCCAGCAAGCACCCTCGCAGCCCGCAGGAAACCAGCCCCCGGCTCAGCAGGCCGGTGGGCAGGGCGGGGGACCAGCCATCGGAGTGTCTGCAGATCAACCCGGGGTCACGTACATTGAGCTTACGCCGGAAGAGAGGGATGCAATAGAGAGG CTCAAGGTCCTTGGGTTCCCGGAAAGAATGGTGATACAGGCCTACTTTGCGTGTGAGAAGAATGAGAACTTAGCAGCCAACTTTCTGTTCCAGAATGATCTCGACGACTAG